A single Haloglycomyces albus DSM 45210 DNA region contains:
- a CDS encoding DNA adenine methylase, translating into MRPPLIYYGSKTRLADHITHLLPDHTHYIEPYAGSLAVLLAKHPARMETANDLDGDLVQFWTMLRDRTEELERACALTPHSRTELTIAQQPLERLGDIERARRTWVRLTQARAGTMRATGWRYYANGAASSISMSRYLDGYQSRLAPVACPWRTPRGHTQRSGPVRQN; encoded by the coding sequence ATGCGCCCTCCATTGATCTATTACGGATCGAAAACCCGCCTGGCAGACCACATCACGCACCTGCTGCCGGACCATACGCACTACATCGAACCCTATGCGGGTAGCCTCGCGGTGCTCTTGGCCAAACATCCCGCGCGGATGGAAACAGCCAACGACCTCGACGGCGACCTCGTTCAATTCTGGACTATGCTGCGTGATCGGACTGAGGAGTTGGAACGGGCCTGTGCGCTCACTCCACACTCTCGTACGGAGTTGACCATCGCGCAACAGCCCTTGGAAAGATTGGGCGATATTGAGCGTGCCCGGCGCACGTGGGTGCGCCTCACCCAAGCACGTGCTGGAACCATGCGGGCGACCGGATGGCGCTATTACGCCAACGGTGCTGCGAGCAGTATTTCTATGTCCCGCTACCTTGACGGATACCAATCACGACTCGCTCCCGTCGCCTGCCCCTGGCGAACACCAAGGGGGCACACACAACGAAGCGGGCCAGTCCGACAGAATTAG
- a CDS encoding bifunctional DNA primase/polymerase, with product MPASSTMSPTNTAPSEQEMKPRPIVDWALAAARRGWPVFPLKQGEKRPALSNWETAATTDPARVRNWWERTPAANYGIACGPAGLVVVDCDLAKPAKDGTYPYGRDDGVDRFLAFAEAWGETALPHTFTVQTGSGGWHFYYQQRNDDRPLRNTTGRLCPFVDTRASGGYVVGPGSIVHGATYQLANKEEAAPLPEWTRTFLRALSEAETTRGGESVPSQWSLTAVGRGSNGRLKRYAHSALDSTVEKIAAAHPGYRNNMLGGGAESIGQLVAGGLLDEAEARSALTNAAIACGLDSDSGRGGGTACGLAGIDKTITSGFRRGAKHPRTGPHT from the coding sequence ATGCCTGCATCATCCACCATGTCTCCCACCAACACCGCACCGTCGGAACAGGAGATGAAACCACGCCCGATCGTTGATTGGGCACTGGCGGCCGCCCGACGCGGATGGCCAGTATTCCCCCTCAAGCAGGGCGAGAAACGCCCGGCCCTTTCTAATTGGGAGACGGCTGCTACCACTGACCCGGCTCGCGTCCGTAACTGGTGGGAGCGAACACCGGCAGCGAACTACGGGATCGCGTGTGGGCCTGCGGGGCTCGTGGTGGTCGATTGCGACCTCGCCAAACCTGCGAAGGATGGTACCTACCCGTACGGGCGCGATGACGGCGTGGATCGGTTCCTTGCCTTCGCTGAGGCTTGGGGCGAGACCGCGTTGCCGCACACGTTCACCGTCCAAACCGGTTCGGGTGGATGGCATTTCTACTACCAACAACGAAATGACGATCGCCCGTTGCGAAACACCACCGGGCGGTTGTGCCCCTTCGTCGACACCCGTGCCAGTGGAGGCTACGTGGTCGGACCAGGATCAATCGTCCACGGAGCGACCTACCAACTGGCCAACAAAGAAGAAGCGGCGCCGCTACCCGAATGGACGCGGACGTTTCTCCGTGCCTTGTCGGAGGCTGAAACAACACGGGGTGGTGAATCGGTTCCGTCGCAGTGGTCGCTGACCGCCGTCGGCAGAGGCAGTAACGGTCGCCTCAAACGTTATGCCCACAGCGCGTTGGACTCGACCGTTGAGAAAATAGCTGCCGCTCACCCAGGATACCGCAATAACATGCTGGGCGGTGGAGCCGAATCGATCGGCCAACTCGTCGCCGGTGGTCTCCTTGACGAGGCGGAAGCACGGTCGGCGTTGACCAACGCAGCGATTGCCTGCGGGCTCGACTCTGACAGCGGGCGAGGCGGTGGAACCGCCTGTGGTCTGGCCGGAATCGACAAAACCATCACCTCCGGGTTCCGTCGAGGCGCCAAACACCCACGCACCGGACCACACACCTAA
- a CDS encoding helix-turn-helix transcriptional regulator: protein MPKDKTEIKPTNQWSGSSVFLCDQFPALRGENVMTATAVLPALMIIDDLAQYLSVAKKTIYDWNCSGTGPTRIKVGGSVRYRASDIESWIDSNTITPLDITV from the coding sequence ATGCCTAAAGATAAGACCGAAATAAAACCGACGAACCAGTGGAGTGGTTCGTCGGTTTTTCTGTGTGATCAATTTCCAGCGTTAAGAGGGGAAAATGTTATGACAGCTACCGCCGTCCTTCCTGCCCTGATGATAATCGATGACCTCGCCCAGTACCTAAGCGTGGCGAAGAAAACGATCTATGACTGGAACTGTAGCGGTACAGGCCCCACCCGAATCAAAGTCGGTGGCTCCGTGCGCTACCGCGCCAGCGACATCGAATCATGGATCGACTCCAACACAATAACGCCCCTGGACATCACGGTCTAA
- a CDS encoding tyrosine-type recombinase/integrase, with the protein MSAYLNGEPFRLDTRRPESWAPKNTEENQDVPSIAEFAIEVARARWNKGLAPNTHKRSATGLAPVILGFCPSNGPFSTKACAVVVRGRMLARRPTSAAMQIPTAVDDWVRENSAPVTQLEDPKAVRACLDAIVLKQVGGLAARHTFARRREELSRLIKTAIRDGWISNNLLDDPRLGWERPKMPTGGLADPREAFSPDQFSKIRAAIEARSSTWKYRAIFHLMYRCFLRTGEAIALKNGDITFLDNGRGILHVRRQSVTAGSSWTEDGSEDELRHLKAREEGEERSVPIPESVVNDISEHQEAFGRSPGAYLVSGAKREPLDRAAFNKVWKQARNEALGDEINVNPHLAGRLYSMRVSGISRLIAKGIPVPTIARWAGNTPAILHSHYSKFIEGDEQRWIDLMNEDS; encoded by the coding sequence ATGAGCGCCTACCTCAACGGCGAGCCCTTCCGCCTCGACACCCGACGCCCCGAATCATGGGCGCCCAAGAACACCGAAGAAAACCAAGATGTTCCCAGCATCGCCGAATTTGCCATAGAAGTGGCTCGAGCACGCTGGAACAAAGGGCTAGCGCCTAACACGCACAAGCGGTCCGCTACTGGGCTTGCACCGGTTATCCTGGGGTTCTGCCCATCTAACGGGCCATTCAGTACAAAAGCCTGTGCCGTTGTAGTGAGAGGACGCATGTTGGCGCGGCGTCCAACGTCGGCAGCTATGCAGATTCCCACCGCCGTTGACGATTGGGTTCGAGAGAACTCCGCTCCTGTCACCCAGTTGGAAGATCCGAAAGCAGTGAGAGCCTGCCTTGACGCGATTGTGCTGAAACAGGTTGGCGGCCTGGCGGCGCGACACACGTTTGCGCGCCGCCGTGAAGAACTATCCCGCCTGATCAAAACGGCGATCCGAGACGGTTGGATCTCCAACAATCTTCTTGATGATCCAAGGTTGGGGTGGGAACGCCCTAAGATGCCCACCGGAGGACTCGCTGATCCTCGTGAAGCATTCTCACCTGATCAATTCAGTAAAATCCGTGCAGCCATCGAAGCACGCTCCAGCACCTGGAAATATCGCGCCATCTTCCACTTGATGTACCGCTGCTTTCTTCGAACAGGGGAAGCGATCGCGCTGAAAAACGGCGATATCACCTTCCTCGACAACGGACGTGGCATCCTTCATGTGCGTCGCCAATCAGTGACGGCAGGAAGCTCCTGGACCGAAGATGGCTCCGAAGACGAACTGAGGCACCTGAAAGCGCGGGAAGAGGGGGAGGAACGCAGTGTGCCGATCCCCGAATCGGTCGTGAACGATATCAGTGAACACCAAGAGGCGTTCGGAAGGTCGCCAGGGGCTTACCTCGTATCAGGGGCCAAGCGAGAGCCGCTCGACAGAGCGGCATTCAATAAAGTGTGGAAACAAGCACGCAATGAAGCGCTAGGCGACGAAATCAATGTCAATCCTCACCTAGCCGGACGACTCTACTCAATGCGAGTCTCCGGAATCAGCCGACTGATCGCCAAAGGCATACCGGTGCCGACGATTGCTCGCTGGGCGGGAAACACCCCGGCGATCCTCCACTCACACTATTCCAAATTCATCGAAGGAGACGAACAACGATGGATTGACCTTATGAACGAAGACTCATAA
- a CDS encoding aldehyde dehydrogenase family protein, with the protein MDTVKIPDSVDRLREHFNTGQTKPIPWRLSQLKALQKLLEDNGPQLAEALAADLGKAEAEAYLTEIDFTRADVKHIRKNLRSWTRPQRVHTPSHLLPGRSFTLLEPLGVTTIIGPFNYPVQLLLSPLAGALAAGNTVIVKPSEHATATAELLETLLLEYLDNDAIAVVQGGVPEVTELLAQRVDHIFFTGSTRVGKIVAKAAAENLTKVTLELGGKSPAIVEPGIDLSAVATRIAWGKFTNAGQTCIAPDYVLAVGDTAETLKEELAVAINAMYGTSPADSPDYGRIINDETFDRLTGYLDNGRAVVGGTHNREKRYIAPTVLDRVDLDSPVMQEEIFGPILPIIPVNTLEEAIGFVRQGEKPLSLYPFCASDSSKRKVLTRTSSGAVGFNIPLVHCDIPGLPFGGVGLSGQGAYHGKHSVENFSHRKPVFDKPLMPDTMRVIYAPWSEWKQKIMRKLR; encoded by the coding sequence ATGGACACTGTGAAAATCCCCGATTCCGTCGATCGATTGCGGGAACATTTCAATACCGGGCAAACCAAACCGATTCCCTGGCGCCTGTCCCAGTTGAAGGCGCTGCAGAAACTGCTGGAGGACAACGGTCCACAATTGGCCGAAGCGTTGGCCGCCGACCTGGGAAAAGCCGAGGCGGAAGCGTATCTGACCGAAATCGACTTCACGCGGGCCGATGTCAAGCACATTCGTAAGAATCTGCGATCCTGGACTCGTCCACAGCGCGTGCACACTCCCTCGCACCTTCTCCCGGGGCGCTCTTTTACGCTGCTGGAACCGCTCGGAGTCACCACGATCATCGGACCGTTCAATTATCCGGTTCAACTGCTGCTGTCGCCCTTGGCGGGAGCCCTGGCGGCGGGGAACACGGTCATCGTAAAGCCCTCTGAACATGCCACCGCCACAGCGGAACTGCTGGAAACGCTTCTGCTCGAGTATCTGGACAACGACGCCATCGCCGTCGTACAGGGCGGAGTGCCGGAAGTGACGGAGCTATTGGCTCAACGCGTCGACCATATTTTCTTCACCGGCTCGACACGCGTGGGAAAGATCGTGGCCAAGGCCGCCGCCGAGAACCTCACCAAAGTCACTTTGGAGTTGGGCGGTAAGAGCCCGGCCATCGTTGAACCCGGTATCGACCTGTCGGCGGTCGCCACTCGCATCGCCTGGGGCAAGTTCACCAACGCCGGACAAACCTGCATCGCCCCCGACTACGTACTCGCGGTGGGCGATACGGCCGAGACTCTGAAAGAGGAATTGGCCGTCGCCATCAATGCGATGTACGGCACGTCCCCTGCCGACAGTCCCGACTACGGGCGCATCATCAACGACGAGACCTTCGACCGTCTCACCGGATACCTGGACAACGGTCGTGCCGTCGTCGGTGGAACCCACAACAGGGAGAAGCGCTATATAGCCCCGACCGTGCTCGACCGGGTCGACCTCGATTCTCCGGTCATGCAGGAGGAGATCTTCGGACCCATTCTCCCGATCATTCCGGTCAATACGTTGGAGGAAGCCATCGGTTTCGTCCGCCAAGGTGAGAAACCTCTGTCACTATACCCCTTCTGTGCCTCCGACTCATCCAAACGCAAGGTCCTGACCCGGACCTCGTCCGGTGCCGTCGGGTTCAATATTCCGCTCGTACACTGCGACATACCCGGGCTCCCCTTTGGAGGCGTCGGCCTCAGTGGACAAGGGGCCTACCACGGCAAGCACTCGGTGGAAAACTTCAGTCACCGTAAGCCGGTATTCGACAAGCCACTGATGCCCGACACCATGCGAGTCATTTACGCACCGTGGAGCGAGTGGAAGCAAAAGATCATGCGCAAACTGCGTTAG
- a CDS encoding helix-turn-helix domain-containing protein translates to MTHLVKRRYEYTFTPNSQQVQNLNDTLGAVRVAYNWALQVFKDTWRKDGGKISYTEISAALTTWKNRPENAWIKNYSSVPLQQIVRQLHTQFHAFTTGRGEEPAFADEDDNLELIYSRAGYYLKGRNVKLAKHEEPLDIDWGTERPERDDITSITVVKVSEREWRLRIVAEEFVDVPRQKPPECSECGRPYEMY, encoded by the coding sequence ATGACGCATCTGGTAAAACGTCGTTATGAGTACACGTTTACCCCTAATTCCCAGCAGGTCCAAAACCTCAACGACACCCTCGGAGCGGTGCGGGTCGCCTATAACTGGGCGCTGCAGGTTTTCAAGGACACCTGGAGGAAAGATGGCGGCAAGATCTCCTACACCGAGATATCAGCGGCGCTGACGACATGGAAGAACCGCCCGGAAAACGCTTGGATCAAGAACTATTCCTCAGTGCCGCTACAACAGATCGTGCGTCAACTGCACACACAGTTCCATGCCTTTACCACTGGACGAGGTGAGGAACCCGCCTTTGCCGATGAGGACGACAACCTCGAACTCATCTACTCGCGCGCCGGATACTACCTCAAAGGTCGCAACGTCAAACTGGCCAAACACGAAGAGCCGTTGGACATCGACTGGGGAACCGAACGACCCGAACGCGACGACATCACGTCGATAACGGTCGTCAAAGTATCCGAGCGGGAATGGCGTCTGCGGATCGTGGCCGAGGAATTCGTCGACGTTCCCCGGCAAAAACCGCCGGAATGCTCCGAATGCGGACGCCCCTACGAAATGTACTGA
- a CDS encoding catalase, with protein sequence MADNFDNTAGPLTTESGAPVSNNNQSEAAGVGGPLLIQDQVLLEKLAHFNRERIPERVVHARGAGAYGTFTVTADVSKYTKAKFLSEVGKKTETFLRFSTVAGNLGAADAVRDPRGFALKFYTEEGNYDLVGNNTPVFFIRDAIKFPDFIHTQKRDPYTGSQEADNVWDFWSLSPESVHQVTWLFGDRGIPASYRHMNGYGSHTFQWVNDAGEQFWVKYHFKTDQGIKNLTQDEADKLAGENPDSHQQDLREAIERGEYPSWTVQVQIMPAADAAKYRFNPFDLTKVWPHEDYPPIEIGKLELNRNPENIFAEVEQSIFSPAHMVPGIGPSPDKMLQGRLFAYGDAHRYRVGVNADHLPVNRPHATEARNGNRDGYAYDGRHGGQKNYEPNSFGGPDETNSSLWGPVQVNGQTGEWETPSHAEDNDFVQAGNLYRLMSEDEKSRLITNLAGDIAGVSRDDIAERAIGNFAKADADFGKRLSEAVKELRK encoded by the coding sequence ATGGCTGACAACTTTGACAACACCGCCGGACCTCTCACCACAGAGTCCGGGGCACCGGTATCGAACAACAACCAGAGCGAAGCCGCCGGTGTCGGCGGTCCCCTGCTCATCCAAGACCAGGTATTGCTGGAGAAGCTCGCGCACTTCAACCGCGAGCGCATTCCCGAGCGCGTCGTCCACGCCCGTGGCGCCGGAGCGTACGGAACCTTCACCGTCACCGCCGACGTCTCCAAGTACACCAAGGCGAAGTTCCTGTCCGAGGTGGGCAAGAAGACCGAGACCTTCCTGCGTTTCTCGACCGTCGCCGGCAACCTCGGTGCCGCCGACGCGGTTCGTGACCCCCGTGGTTTCGCGCTGAAGTTCTACACCGAAGAGGGCAACTACGACCTGGTCGGGAACAACACTCCGGTGTTCTTCATTCGCGACGCGATCAAGTTCCCCGACTTCATTCACACACAGAAGCGTGATCCCTACACCGGTAGCCAGGAAGCCGACAACGTATGGGACTTCTGGAGCCTCTCTCCCGAGTCCGTTCACCAGGTGACCTGGTTGTTCGGTGACCGTGGTATCCCGGCTTCCTACCGCCACATGAACGGTTACGGCTCCCACACCTTCCAGTGGGTCAACGACGCCGGTGAGCAGTTCTGGGTCAAGTACCACTTCAAGACCGATCAGGGCATTAAGAACCTCACTCAGGACGAGGCCGACAAGTTGGCCGGGGAGAACCCCGACAGCCACCAGCAGGACCTGCGTGAGGCCATCGAGCGCGGCGAGTACCCGAGCTGGACGGTGCAGGTGCAGATCATGCCCGCCGCCGACGCCGCCAAGTACCGCTTCAACCCGTTCGACCTCACCAAGGTGTGGCCGCACGAGGACTACCCGCCGATCGAGATCGGGAAGCTGGAGCTGAACCGCAACCCGGAGAACATCTTCGCCGAGGTGGAGCAGTCGATCTTCTCCCCCGCACACATGGTTCCGGGAATCGGGCCCAGCCCCGACAAGATGTTGCAGGGCCGTCTGTTCGCCTACGGTGACGCTCACCGTTACCGCGTGGGCGTTAATGCCGATCACCTGCCGGTCAACCGCCCGCACGCCACCGAGGCGCGCAACGGCAACCGGGACGGCTACGCCTACGACGGCCGCCACGGAGGGCAGAAGAACTACGAACCCAACTCCTTCGGCGGACCGGACGAAACGAACAGCAGCCTGTGGGGCCCGGTTCAGGTCAACGGCCAGACCGGTGAATGGGAGACTCCGAGCCACGCGGAGGACAACGACTTCGTGCAGGCCGGTAATCTGTACCGCCTGATGAGCGAGGACGAGAAGAGCCGTCTGATCACGAACCTGGCCGGCGACATCGCCGGCGTCAGTCGCGACGACATCGCCGAGCGTGCGATCGGCAACTTCGCCAAGGCCGACGCGGACTTCGGTAAGCGTCTGTCGGAGGCGGTCAAGGAACTGCGCAAGTAG
- a CDS encoding Fur family transcriptional regulator yields MSSLVERLRGRKWRMTPQRRVIAETLDCGEHVHYTAEDILNRASVHMPEISRATVYNTLNDLVSLGEVLEVSVDGRSKRYDPNIHHDHEHLVCDACGAVRDVHIDGDALSLLSPQESHGFLVTEAKVTYRGICPDCQGRS; encoded by the coding sequence ATGAGTAGTCTGGTAGAACGCCTGCGTGGCCGTAAGTGGCGCATGACGCCGCAGCGGCGCGTCATCGCGGAAACCCTCGACTGTGGAGAGCACGTCCATTACACGGCCGAGGACATTCTGAACCGCGCCAGTGTGCACATGCCTGAAATCTCCCGGGCCACCGTCTACAACACCCTCAACGACCTGGTGTCGTTGGGTGAGGTCTTGGAAGTCTCGGTTGACGGTCGCTCCAAGCGCTACGATCCGAACATTCATCACGATCACGAGCACCTCGTCTGTGACGCCTGCGGTGCGGTACGTGACGTCCACATAGACGGGGACGCGTTGTCGCTCTTGAGTCCTCAGGAAAGCCACGGCTTCCTGGTCACCGAAGCGAAGGTGACCTATCGCGGAATCTGCCCCGATTGCCAGGGCCGTTCCTAG
- a CDS encoding alanine/glycine:cation symporter family protein, with protein MESWLDTINSTNDDFWLWLLIPVLALVSLIYIVRTRVVQIRLLPAMFRTIGEAPATAPDGKKATSAFQAFAISSAARIGTGNVVGVSIAIATGGPGAILWMWIMGVVVSAAAFAESTLAQLYKVRTDIGYRGGPAYYMLHGLGRKWMGALFAVVLILTYPLTFNTVQANTATNALTDAFAAADLDVGSDVNILIGLGLAALVGLIIFGGLRRIAHTTQLLIPFMALLYLIIGTAVVIVNLDAVPGVFQNIFESAFGIRAIGGATLGTVFVIGIQRGMFSNEAGMGSAPNAGATASVSHPVKQGLTQAFGVYFDTLFVCTISALIVLTANPQYGENVGAQLITDGVTSSLGAWAIYPLTLILLLFTFTSSLGNYYYGESNTEFLSQSPVALNLVRSLVVFAVFFGSVASLDLVWSLANISMGIMALINLIAVGALTGVTITLLRDYDHKRRQGIDPVFRKDDYPAMSGVQVWDDNMTQEQPRRSDSTE; from the coding sequence GTGGAATCGTGGCTGGACACCATTAACAGCACCAATGACGATTTTTGGCTCTGGCTGCTCATTCCCGTTTTGGCCCTGGTATCGCTCATCTACATCGTACGCACTCGGGTCGTGCAGATTCGCCTGCTCCCGGCCATGTTCCGCACGATCGGCGAAGCACCGGCGACCGCCCCGGACGGTAAAAAGGCCACGTCCGCCTTCCAAGCCTTCGCCATCTCCTCAGCCGCTCGAATCGGCACCGGAAACGTCGTGGGCGTGTCCATAGCCATTGCGACGGGAGGCCCGGGCGCAATCCTGTGGATGTGGATCATGGGCGTCGTCGTCTCGGCGGCGGCCTTCGCCGAATCCACTCTCGCGCAGCTGTACAAGGTGCGCACCGATATCGGTTATCGCGGTGGCCCGGCCTATTACATGCTGCACGGACTGGGGCGCAAGTGGATGGGTGCGCTCTTCGCCGTGGTTTTGATATTGACCTATCCGCTCACGTTTAATACGGTACAGGCCAATACGGCGACCAATGCGCTGACGGACGCCTTCGCGGCGGCCGATCTCGACGTCGGTTCGGACGTCAACATTCTCATCGGGCTCGGCTTGGCCGCGCTGGTGGGATTGATCATCTTCGGTGGTCTACGGCGTATCGCGCACACCACGCAGTTGCTGATTCCGTTCATGGCACTGCTGTATCTGATCATCGGCACCGCGGTGGTGATCGTCAATCTGGACGCCGTCCCAGGGGTATTCCAGAATATTTTCGAGTCCGCCTTCGGGATACGGGCGATCGGCGGTGCGACGCTCGGGACGGTGTTCGTCATCGGAATCCAACGTGGAATGTTCTCCAATGAAGCCGGAATGGGTTCGGCTCCCAACGCGGGGGCGACCGCCTCGGTGTCTCACCCGGTCAAACAGGGCCTGACGCAGGCGTTCGGCGTCTACTTCGACACTCTTTTCGTCTGCACGATCTCGGCACTGATCGTGCTGACGGCCAATCCACAATACGGGGAGAACGTGGGCGCGCAGCTCATCACCGACGGAGTCACCTCCTCGTTGGGAGCCTGGGCGATCTATCCGCTGACTTTGATCCTCTTGCTGTTCACTTTCACGTCCAGTTTGGGGAATTATTACTACGGTGAGTCGAATACCGAGTTCCTGTCCCAGTCGCCGGTGGCTTTGAACCTGGTTCGATCCTTGGTCGTCTTCGCCGTCTTTTTCGGTTCGGTGGCCAGTCTGGATCTGGTGTGGAGTCTGGCCAACATTTCCATGGGAATCATGGCTCTGATCAATCTCATCGCGGTGGGTGCTCTGACCGGCGTGACGATTACCTTGCTGCGCGATTACGACCACAAGCGACGGCAGGGGATCGATCCGGTCTTCCGAAAAGACGACTACCCGGCGATGAGTGGCGTGCAAGTGTGGGACGACAACATGACCCAGGAACAGCCGCGTCGTTCCGACTCCACAGAGTAG
- the nhaA gene encoding Na+/H+ antiporter NhaA, whose translation MKKIPELRDLPIWRDQPPFICSDRPLARYIGLPARKFLRIESAGGVVLLIATAIALIWANSPWGGTYTELWETDLGFTLGGFTLEETLAHWVNDGLMALFFFVVGMEIKSEIVSGELRSPAKAITPIAGAAGGMIVPAAVYAAFNASNPETAHGWGIPMATDIAFALGVIAFFATKIPAPARVFLLTLAIVDDLGAITVIAVFYTENVSLPWLTAAGVVVVLLIIMRMMRVWAMPIYLILGLTLWLCMLESGVHATIAGVIMGLFISAKPLLDRHVARDYAQQIAAKGPGDGRTRRLIILARESDPPAERIQARLHPFSSFVVLPLFALANAGIPLSGDIVSHAVTSPVTLGILFGLVVGKTVGVFGFSWLAITLKLGSKPDNTSWSMMLGLSIVAGIGFTVALFITELAFRGGDSELFTDEAKIGVLVGSIVAALLGALVLHLSTRNAPVTAAANEDKESGPEVRHVRDIIETAQAAERTERTEAERGRSVWDENALG comes from the coding sequence ATGAAAAAAATTCCGGAATTGAGGGATCTGCCGATCTGGCGGGATCAACCTCCGTTCATCTGTTCGGACCGGCCTTTGGCTCGCTACATTGGTCTACCGGCCCGGAAATTCCTTCGCATTGAATCCGCCGGTGGGGTCGTTCTTCTCATTGCCACCGCCATTGCCTTGATTTGGGCCAACAGCCCTTGGGGTGGAACCTACACCGAGTTGTGGGAGACCGATCTCGGTTTCACGCTCGGCGGTTTCACCTTGGAAGAGACGCTGGCCCACTGGGTGAACGACGGACTGATGGCGTTGTTCTTCTTTGTCGTCGGGATGGAGATTAAATCCGAGATCGTCTCGGGAGAACTGCGGAGCCCGGCCAAGGCCATCACTCCGATCGCCGGTGCGGCGGGCGGTATGATCGTCCCGGCCGCCGTGTACGCGGCCTTCAACGCCTCCAACCCGGAGACCGCCCACGGTTGGGGAATCCCCATGGCCACCGACATCGCCTTCGCTTTGGGAGTCATCGCCTTCTTCGCCACCAAGATCCCGGCCCCGGCTCGGGTGTTCCTTTTGACCCTGGCGATCGTGGACGATTTGGGGGCCATCACGGTCATCGCGGTCTTTTACACCGAAAACGTGAGTCTCCCGTGGTTGACCGCCGCCGGAGTCGTGGTGGTGCTCCTGATCATCATGCGGATGATGCGGGTCTGGGCCATGCCGATCTACCTGATCCTGGGGCTCACTCTGTGGCTGTGCATGCTGGAATCAGGTGTCCACGCGACCATAGCGGGCGTGATCATGGGGCTGTTCATCAGCGCTAAACCACTTCTCGACCGTCATGTCGCCCGCGATTACGCTCAGCAGATCGCGGCCAAAGGGCCTGGCGACGGGCGGACCCGCCGCCTCATCATTCTGGCGCGCGAATCCGATCCACCGGCCGAACGGATTCAAGCCCGGCTGCACCCCTTCTCCTCGTTTGTGGTGCTGCCGCTGTTCGCTTTGGCGAATGCCGGTATTCCGCTGTCCGGAGACATCGTCAGCCACGCGGTCACCTCGCCGGTGACCTTGGGTATTCTTTTCGGTCTCGTGGTCGGTAAAACCGTCGGAGTCTTCGGTTTCAGCTGGTTGGCGATCACCTTGAAACTGGGCTCCAAACCGGACAACACCAGTTGGTCGATGATGCTCGGTCTCAGCATCGTGGCCGGTATCGGGTTCACCGTCGCGTTGTTCATCACCGAGCTGGCCTTCAGAGGCGGGGATTCGGAGCTCTTCACCGACGAAGCCAAGATCGGGGTGTTGGTCGGATCGATCGTGGCCGCGCTGCTCGGGGCTCTGGTACTGCACTTGAGCACACGGAACGCTCCGGTCACCGCTGCGGCGAACGAGGACAAGGAAAGCGGACCCGAGGTTCGCCACGTACGCGACATCATCGAGACCGCCCAGGCCGCCGAACGAACCGAAAGGACGGAGGCCGAGCGCGGACGATCGGTTTGGGACGAGAATGCGTTAGGCTAG
- a CDS encoding DUF3151 domain-containing protein: MAQPPATELPDDSDARAHLDNSSAEDTARNYPWFCAAWARLAKDALAEGRDVEAYAYARTGYHRGLDQLRGSGWKGNGPVLWSHKPNRGFLKSLHQLSRAADAVGESDEAARCAQFLRDCDPAAADFVTS; encoded by the coding sequence ATGGCGCAGCCCCCGGCGACCGAACTTCCCGACGACAGTGACGCCCGGGCACACCTCGACAATTCCAGTGCCGAAGACACGGCCCGCAACTATCCCTGGTTCTGTGCCGCCTGGGCGCGACTGGCGAAGGACGCCTTGGCCGAAGGGCGCGACGTGGAAGCCTACGCCTACGCCAGAACCGGCTACCACCGCGGCCTTGACCAGCTACGTGGTTCCGGATGGAAGGGCAACGGTCCAGTCTTGTGGTCCCACAAGCCCAACCGAGGCTTCCTCAAATCACTCCACCAGCTGTCTCGGGCCGCCGACGCCGTCGGCGAATCCGACGAGGCCGCCCGTTGCGCCCAGTTTCTCCGCGACTGCGACCCCGCAGCCGCCGACTTCGTGACCAGCTAG